A stretch of DNA from Lysinibacillus sp. B2A1:
GCCAGCTAAAACAGCAGAAATTAACCATTATCATCAACATGCACAACAATTTTTCTTTATGCTATCTGGCACCGCAATAATCGATATTGAGGGTGATTCTATTATTTTACAAAAAGGCGAAGGAATTGAAGTTCCACCGCTAACAGCGCATCAAATGCGAAATGATACAGGAGAGGATATAGAGTTTTTAGTTATTTCACAGCCTAATAGTAGAAGCGATCGTATTCCACTATAAGATGATGTTCATTCTTTTGCATGAGGTATTCACTTCCTGAGTCTATTATAGTAAATGAGACAAAGGGTAGGGGAGATGCTTACAATGAAAATTACTAGAATAAGGTTATACGCATATGATTTACATAAAATGAAGGATTATTATAGTACACAATTAGGATTTACATTAATAAAAAATACAGATGCTTATTTTACTGTTGCCGTTGGTGAAAGTGAAATCACGTTTGAAAAAAATCCCTGTTTTTGTACAAAAGCAATATCATTTTGCTTTAAATATTCCACGTAATTTATTTCAACAGGCAAAAGGTTGGGTAAAAGAGCATGCGGAAATACTGTTTTCAACTGAAGAAGATGAAGTATATTTTGACACCTTGAAGGCCTTTTCCTGTTATTTTTATCTTCATTCAGTAGGTGTACAAACACCTACTGAATGAAGATAAAGCCTCCGGCGGATGTCACGGATTTTAAAAGGAATGAATTGTGCGGGCACAATTCAAAATCCGGACGCAATTACGCCAAGGCTAAATTGATGACCCAGAAGAAAATATTATAGAGCTTATTGC
This window harbors:
- a CDS encoding cupin domain-containing protein; this encodes MKISKQNAEHYSWGELCDGWHLVKNNELSIIHERMPAKTAEINHYHQHAQQFFFMLSGTAIIDIEGDSIILQKGEGIEVPPLTAHQMRNDTGEDIEFLVISQPNSRSDRIPL